Proteins encoded within one genomic window of Flavobacterium sp. NG2:
- a CDS encoding TetR/AcrR family transcriptional regulator, whose protein sequence is MRSILSNLIIRVNDKIYVKDPETSVLGKKIIQESILLIDEIGFDNFTFKKLGEKIGSNESSIYRYFENKHKLLVYLCSWYWSWVEYKMVFKMTNIEDPMDKLKRAITAVTEKAEEDHSIPHINEAILCRIIIAEFTKTLHTKEIDDENKEGFFLIYKNVINRIVTLIIEVNADYPYPKSLASSIIEGALHQYFLNDHLKSITNCNNEITPTDFYLNLITTILKK, encoded by the coding sequence ATGAGATCAATATTATCAAACCTAATCATCAGAGTCAACGACAAAATATATGTCAAAGACCCTGAAACTTCTGTTTTAGGTAAAAAAATAATACAAGAAAGTATCTTATTAATTGACGAAATTGGTTTTGATAATTTTACATTTAAAAAGTTAGGAGAAAAAATAGGCTCAAATGAAAGTTCTATTTACCGTTATTTTGAAAACAAACACAAATTACTTGTGTATTTATGCTCTTGGTATTGGAGTTGGGTCGAATATAAAATGGTTTTTAAAATGACCAATATTGAGGATCCAATGGACAAATTAAAACGAGCCATTACAGCTGTGACTGAAAAGGCAGAAGAAGACCACTCCATTCCACATATTAACGAGGCTATCCTATGTCGCATAATTATCGCCGAATTCACTAAAACCCTTCACACAAAAGAAATAGACGATGAAAACAAAGAAGGATTTTTCCTGATATACAAAAATGTAATCAATAGAATAGTGACCTTAATTATTGAAGTCAATGCTGATTATCCTTACCCTAAAAGTTTAGCTTCTTCCATAATAGAAGGAGCATTACATCAATACTTTTTAAACGATCATTTAAAAAGTATTACAAATTGCAATAATGAAATAACACCAACTGATTTTTACCTGAACCTTATCACAACGATTTTAAAAAAATAA
- a CDS encoding peptidase domain-containing ABC transporter, translated as MKPLKRFYNLLQLDKKDVYQLFLYAIFSGLISLSLPLGIQAITNFIQSGRASVSWIVLIVLVVFGVALVGILSLMQLRITENLQQKTFVRSSFEFAVRLPKIKFEEYYNSYPPELANRFFDTLTIQKGTSKLLLDFSGALLQIVFGLVLLSLYHNYFIVFGILLFILLYFIFKFSYNPGLDSSLMESKYKYKVAGWLQELARNNFSFRNQLHHDYALEKNDHMTTDYLKYREKHFTVIKSQFTQLIIFKIIITASLLSIGGYLVLSQEMNIGQFVAAEIIILLVINSVEKIILGLETFYDVLTSIEKIGLITDMALEEEFPIDYKSCYNSIALDAEHISFQFPDSKIKILDDISLVINQSERIYIDGKNGSGKTTLIRILSSLIQPSSGALYINDDTFKKINLNQYRAQIASIVYGETPFEGSVLENITFNDKTITDEDIKWAIEGVQLSDFIKSLPQGLETPLFPEGKQLSSSNAQKIILARSIITRPKILFYEDPTDTMDEKVANEIIDFLTSEEHKWTIIVSSKNPYWKTKCNRHITVQKGKIKLDSKI; from the coding sequence ATGAAACCATTAAAACGATTCTACAATCTATTGCAATTAGATAAAAAAGATGTCTATCAATTGTTTTTATACGCTATATTTTCGGGATTAATCAGTTTATCACTGCCATTAGGTATCCAAGCCATCACCAATTTTATTCAATCTGGGAGAGCAAGTGTTTCTTGGATTGTATTGATTGTATTGGTTGTTTTTGGTGTTGCATTAGTCGGTATTTTATCTCTTATGCAATTACGAATCACAGAAAATTTGCAACAAAAAACCTTTGTACGTTCTTCATTTGAATTTGCTGTTCGTTTACCCAAAATAAAATTTGAAGAATATTACAATAGCTACCCTCCAGAATTGGCCAACCGTTTCTTTGACACTCTTACCATTCAAAAAGGTACATCTAAATTGCTACTGGATTTTTCAGGAGCCTTACTACAAATTGTTTTTGGACTTGTATTACTTTCATTGTATCACAATTACTTTATTGTCTTTGGTATCTTATTGTTTATTTTACTTTATTTTATTTTTAAGTTCTCTTATAATCCTGGACTTGATAGCAGCCTTATGGAATCTAAGTACAAATACAAAGTCGCAGGATGGCTGCAGGAACTAGCTCGTAATAATTTCAGTTTCCGAAATCAGTTGCACCACGATTATGCCTTAGAAAAAAATGATCACATGACCACCGATTATCTAAAGTACAGAGAAAAACATTTTACAGTAATCAAATCTCAGTTTACCCAGCTTATCATTTTCAAAATAATCATTACCGCTAGTTTATTATCTATTGGTGGTTATTTAGTATTATCACAAGAAATGAATATTGGTCAGTTTGTCGCTGCAGAAATCATCATCTTATTGGTGATTAATTCTGTTGAGAAAATAATTTTAGGACTTGAAACCTTTTATGATGTCTTAACTTCGATTGAAAAAATAGGTTTAATTACTGATATGGCTCTGGAAGAAGAATTCCCAATTGACTACAAAAGCTGTTATAACTCAATTGCGCTTGATGCGGAACATATTAGCTTTCAATTTCCAGACTCTAAAATTAAAATCTTAGATGATATTTCATTAGTAATAAACCAATCGGAACGCATCTATATTGATGGTAAAAATGGCTCAGGAAAAACAACTTTAATCCGAATTCTTTCGAGTTTAATACAACCTTCCTCTGGTGCGCTTTACATCAATGATGACACTTTCAAAAAAATAAACTTAAATCAATATCGTGCTCAAATTGCCAGTATTGTTTATGGTGAAACTCCTTTTGAAGGCAGTGTCCTTGAAAACATAACGTTTAACGACAAAACTATTACAGATGAGGATATCAAATGGGCTATTGAAGGTGTACAGCTTAGCGATTTTATTAAATCATTACCTCAGGGATTAGAAACCCCTTTATTCCCCGAAGGAAAACAACTATCATCTTCGAACGCTCAAAAAATAATATTAGCTCGAAGTATCATTACTAGACCTAAAATTTTGTTCTACGAAGACCCTACTGATACTATGGACGAAAAAGTAGCCAATGAAATTATCGACTTTTTAACATCAGAGGAGCACAAATGGACGATTATCGTTTCTTCCAAAAATCCGTATTGGAAAACAAAATGTAATCGTCATATAACAGTGCAAAAAGGAAAAATAAAATTAGATTCTAAAATATAA
- a CDS encoding DUF445 domain-containing protein, with product MKRIALSVLAAAVLCFFIAHYYEIGWLKAFSEAAMVGGIADWFAVVALFKHPLGIPIPHTALIPNNKDVIGQNLGSFVSDEFLIKEKLEMKLDEFDFATKSTNWLKEEKNANTISSLVVENVIPSILKTIEDTEVKRFILEQFESKMQQMNFGEWVAIGLESLSKDDKQAKLITNVLAILSKELELNRNEIREKVKNATPWYTLGVADKKIADGVFNGLYEFLDMAKEPDSSIRKKINDYVLNFISELKNSPEMQQKISKIVFEFTKKPEVQEYIGSIWIELKNAVLADLEKGELSKIKFNITKMIVDFGKSIQNDRVMMNKINNFIKVDALAVLLRNKKAIGDLIATSVQSWDKKEIANKLELEVGKDLQYIRINGTVVGGIVGLVIYFVEQLL from the coding sequence ATGAAAAGAATTGCGCTAAGTGTTTTGGCTGCTGCTGTTCTTTGTTTTTTTATAGCTCATTATTATGAGATAGGTTGGCTGAAAGCGTTTAGTGAGGCAGCTATGGTAGGTGGAATTGCAGATTGGTTTGCTGTGGTGGCTTTGTTTAAACATCCTTTAGGGATTCCTATTCCACATACAGCTTTGATTCCTAATAATAAAGATGTAATTGGTCAAAATTTAGGAAGTTTTGTTTCGGATGAGTTTTTGATTAAAGAAAAATTAGAAATGAAACTTGACGAATTTGATTTTGCGACAAAAAGTACTAATTGGTTGAAAGAAGAGAAAAATGCTAATACAATTTCATCGTTGGTAGTTGAAAATGTGATTCCATCAATTCTAAAAACTATAGAAGATACTGAGGTGAAAAGATTTATTCTGGAGCAATTTGAAAGTAAAATGCAACAGATGAATTTTGGTGAATGGGTTGCTATTGGTTTAGAGTCGTTGTCTAAAGATGATAAACAGGCAAAATTAATAACCAATGTGTTGGCTATTTTATCAAAAGAGTTAGAATTGAATCGAAATGAGATTCGAGAGAAAGTTAAAAATGCAACACCTTGGTATACGCTTGGGGTGGCAGATAAAAAAATTGCCGATGGTGTTTTTAATGGTCTGTATGAGTTTTTGGATATGGCTAAAGAACCCGACAGTTCCATTCGTAAAAAGATTAATGACTATGTTTTGAATTTTATTTCCGAATTGAAAAATTCTCCTGAAATGCAACAAAAAATAAGTAAGATTGTATTTGAATTCACTAAAAAACCAGAGGTTCAGGAATATATTGGGTCGATTTGGATAGAGTTAAAAAATGCGGTGTTAGCTGATTTGGAAAAAGGAGAATTGTCAAAAATAAAATTCAATATCACTAAGATGATTGTGGATTTTGGCAAAAGTATCCAGAATGATAGGGTGATGATGAATAAGATAAATAATTTTATAAAAGTAGATGCGCTAGCTGTTTTACTTCGGAATAAAAAAGCCATAGGGGATTTGATTGCAACATCGGTGCAAAGTTGGGATAAAAAAGAAATTGCCAATAAATTAGAGCTAGAAGTAGGGAAGGATCTTCAGTATATTCGAATCAATGGGACAGTTGTAGGCGGAATTGTAGGACTTGTGATTTATTTTGTGGAGCAATTGCTGTAG
- a CDS encoding HlyD family secretion protein, with amino-acid sequence MLNISNNNKHNVTQLDRYKTVKDLETRPHYKILNRIITIVSIIAFVSLFLPWTQNISGKGAVTTLKPNQRPQSIQSVISGRIEKWYVQEGDFVKKGDTILFISEIKEDYMDPNLVRNTKNQVNAKKNALASYGSKVGALSNQIESILNEKRLKLEQAENKIKQSELKIKSDSIDLVAVKTQLKIAQTQYNRAIQLQSEGLKPLTDVEEKRLKLQEVEAKIITQENKLLTSKNDYLNSKVEINRIIAEYNEKFSKAESDQFTALSNQYDTEAQVNKLENQYANYSIRNGMYYIKAVQDGYINRALQAGIGETIKEGTPIVTIMPSQYDIAVETYVNPLDLPLISKGAKVRVWFDGWPTIVFSGWPDMSYGTFGGQIVAVENFISDNGKFRVLIAPDPEEAKWPKQLSIGSGAQTIALLNTVPVWFEIWRTLNGFPPDYYEAKAPKTAKDKK; translated from the coding sequence ATGCTAAATATTTCTAATAACAATAAGCACAACGTTACACAATTAGATCGTTACAAGACTGTAAAAGATTTAGAAACGAGACCTCATTATAAAATCCTAAATAGGATTATCACAATCGTTTCAATCATTGCTTTTGTCTCCTTGTTCCTGCCATGGACACAAAACATATCTGGAAAAGGAGCCGTAACCACTTTAAAACCAAACCAAAGACCACAATCGATACAAAGTGTAATTTCAGGTCGAATTGAAAAATGGTACGTTCAAGAAGGTGATTTTGTCAAAAAAGGAGATACCATTTTATTTATCTCTGAGATAAAAGAGGATTATATGGACCCTAATCTAGTTCGCAATACTAAAAACCAAGTCAATGCTAAGAAAAATGCATTGGCTTCCTATGGTTCGAAAGTAGGCGCTTTATCCAACCAAATTGAATCTATTTTAAATGAAAAAAGATTAAAACTAGAACAAGCTGAAAACAAAATCAAACAATCGGAACTAAAAATAAAAAGTGATTCGATTGATTTGGTCGCTGTAAAAACACAACTTAAAATTGCACAAACACAATACAATCGTGCCATTCAATTGCAGAGTGAAGGGTTAAAACCTTTAACAGATGTCGAAGAAAAGAGACTAAAACTACAAGAAGTAGAAGCTAAAATCATTACACAAGAGAACAAACTACTAACGAGTAAAAATGACTATTTAAATTCAAAAGTTGAAATCAACCGAATTATAGCAGAATACAACGAGAAATTCTCCAAAGCCGAAAGTGACCAATTTACAGCTTTAAGCAACCAATATGACACTGAAGCACAAGTCAACAAACTAGAGAATCAATATGCTAATTACAGCATTCGTAATGGCATGTACTACATCAAAGCGGTTCAAGACGGCTATATCAATAGAGCTTTGCAAGCAGGAATAGGTGAAACCATCAAGGAGGGAACTCCTATTGTTACAATTATGCCTTCACAATATGACATTGCTGTTGAAACCTATGTCAATCCACTAGATCTTCCATTGATTTCAAAAGGTGCTAAAGTACGCGTTTGGTTTGACGGTTGGCCAACTATTGTTTTCTCTGGCTGGCCTGATATGTCTTATGGAACTTTTGGAGGTCAAATTGTAGCTGTAGAAAATTTCATTAGTGATAACGGAAAATTCAGAGTCTTGATTGCACCTGACCCAGAAGAAGCCAAATGGCCAAAACAACTTAGCATAGGTTCAGGAGCACAAACGATAGCTTTATTAAATACAGTTCCAGTTTGGTTTGAAATATGGAGAACCTTAAATGGATTCCCACCTGATTACTACGAAGCAAAAGCACCAAAGACCGCTAAAGACAAAAAATAA